Below is a genomic region from Phycobacter azelaicus.
CTGTCGTGACCATACCCGCCAATGCGCGGAAGACTGCCGTTCCGTCTGTGCCACCGTGCCCTTCATCGGCTGCACGTTCCGGGTGGGGCATCATGCCCAACACCCGGCGGTTCTCGGAGAGAATACCGGCGATATCCGCGACCGAGCCGTTCGGATTGTCAACATAGGTGAAGGCGACGCGGTCCTGATCCTGCAGCGCTGCCACAGTGTCACCATCAGCAAAATAGTTGCCATCATGGTGCGCGATCGGAATGCCGATCACATCCCCGGCGCTGTAACCTTCGGTAAAGACACTGCTGGAGGTTTCAACCTTCAGATCGACCGTGCGGCAGATATATTTCAGCCCGGCATTGCGCAGCAGCGCCCCTGGCAGGATGCCCGTCTCGGTCAGGATCTGGAAGCCATTGCAGATCCCGATGGCATAGCCACCGCGATTGGCGTGATCCACGACCGCCTGACAGATCGGCGACTGGGCCGCGATCGCGCCGCAGCGCAGGTAATCCCCGTAGGAGAAACCACCGGGGACGCCAACGATATCCACGCCCGCGGGCAGCGCGCTGTCCTTGTGCCAGACCATGGACACGTCAAAACCGGCCTGCTCAAAGGCCACTGCTAGATCCCGGTCGCAGTTGGATCCCGGAAAGACAACAACCGCCGCTTTCATCAGACCATCTCGATGCTGTAGGATTCAATCACGGTGTTGGCGAGCAGCTTTTCGCACATCTCGGTCACATCCGCCTCGGTGGCGCCTTCGGCGAGATCCAGATCGATAACCTTGCCTTGGCGCACCCCTTCGACCTTGTCAAAGCCCATTGCACCAAGCGCATGGCGCACGGCCTCGCCCTGCGGGTCCAGAACTCCGTTTTTCAGCATC
It encodes:
- the purS gene encoding phosphoribosylformylglycinamidine synthase subunit PurS, whose product is MKARVHVMLKNGVLDPQGEAVRHALGAMGFDKVEGVRQGKVIDLDLAEGATEADVTEMCEKLLANTVIESYSIEMV
- the purQ gene encoding phosphoribosylformylglycinamidine synthase subunit PurQ; the encoded protein is MKAAVVVFPGSNCDRDLAVAFEQAGFDVSMVWHKDSALPAGVDIVGVPGGFSYGDYLRCGAIAAQSPICQAVVDHANRGGYAIGICNGFQILTETGILPGALLRNAGLKYICRTVDLKVETSSSVFTEGYSAGDVIGIPIAHHDGNYFADGDTVAALQDQDRVAFTYVDNPNGSVADIAGILSENRRVLGMMPHPERAADEGHGGTDGTAVFRALAGMVTTA